In Haemorhous mexicanus isolate bHaeMex1 chromosome 6, bHaeMex1.pri, whole genome shotgun sequence, a single window of DNA contains:
- the FAM180B gene encoding protein FAM180B, giving the protein MAQAQLSSWLLLCVFAASQRLTDEHPHSGTNRARRGPEDAGIMLEMLWGRLDIQANGTIRLRDEELASLRPARRFLQILEEEVPKTPAEIEQHLRYYSLTDTPLPPTEFDRLLFTSVYSAYQVRSVQGLDKTPWVGFFSQLVDEIFRDLCKGLCPANTTLLQASWPWKEKPSHLASLKHFYRSNLARTKRET; this is encoded by the exons ATGGcgcaggcacagctcagctcctggctgctcctgtgtgTGTTTGCTGCATCCCAGAGGCTGACAG ATGAACACCCTCACAGCGGCACCAACAGAGCCCGTCGCGGCCCAGAGGACGCTGGCATCATGTTAGAG ATGCTCTGGGGAAGGCTGGATATTCAGGCCAACGGGACGATCCGGCTGCGGGATGAAGAGCTGGCCTCTCTACGCCCGGCACGGCGCTTCCTGCAGATTTTAGAGGAGGAAGTTCCCAAAACACCGGCAGAGATTGAGCAGCATCTGAGATATTATTCACTGACTGACACTCCCTTGCCTCCGACAGAGTTTGACCGTCTCCTTTTCACCAGTGTTTACAGTGCCTATCAGGTTCGCTCTGTGCAGGGTCTGGATAAAACCCCCTGGGTTGGCTTTTTCTCTCAGCTGGTTGATGAAATCTTTCGTGACCTGTGCAAGGGGCTCTGCCCTGCAAATACCACTCTCCTCCAGGCTTCCTGGCCTTGGAAGGAGAAGCCTTCACATTTAGCATCCCTGAAACATTTCTATCGCTCTAACCTGGCTAGGACCAAGAGAGAAACCTGA